The Phyllopteryx taeniolatus isolate TA_2022b chromosome 7, UOR_Ptae_1.2, whole genome shotgun sequence genome has a segment encoding these proteins:
- the LOC133480553 gene encoding claudin-1-like isoform X2, with product MVEWKMHGHSHRIYEGLWMTCSVGHRTTCEVHDSLLKLSNQVQITRGILLLSVFLSVVALMVSTIGMKCTRFMEGRATAKGAVSRIGGIMFMAAGLMTFVITSWYVKKIVADFHHSHHLHSFEFGKAVFVSWAGGFLTTFGGAFLTCQRCSRSSSSRSINSNRLLQTNKPNSNYV from the exons ATGGTGGAGTGGAAGATGCACGGCCATTCGCATCGCATCTACGAGGGCCTGTGGATGACCTGCAGCGTCGGTCACAGGACCACGTGCGAAGTTCACGACTCTCTCCTAAAACTGTCAA ATCAGGTCCAGATAACCAGGGGTATTCTGCTTTTGAGCGTGTTCCTGTCAGTCGTGGCATTAATGGTCTCCACTATCGGAATGAAGTGCACCCGCTTTATGGAAGGCAGAGCCACTGCCAAGGGTGCAGTATCTAGGATTGGAGGGATTATGTTCATGGCCGCAG GTTTAATGACGTTTGTCATAACGTCCTGGTATGTCAAGAAGATCGTTGCCGACTTCCATCATTCCCATCATCTCCACAG CTTTGAGTTTGGCAAGGCGGTGTTTGTGAGCTGGGCCGGCGGCTTCCTCACAACGTTCGGCGGAGCGTTCCTGACCTGTCAGAGGTGCTCGAGGTCGTCGTCGTCCAGGTCTATAAACTCCAACCGCCTCCTGCAAACCAACAAGCCCAACAGCAACTATGTTTAG
- the LOC133480553 gene encoding claudin-1-like isoform X1 — MASSALQLLGFFLSLIGVAATVTATIMVEWKMHGHSHRIYEGLWMTCSVGHRTTCEVHDSLLKLSNQVQITRGILLLSVFLSVVALMVSTIGMKCTRFMEGRATAKGAVSRIGGIMFMAAGLMTFVITSWYVKKIVADFHHSHHLHSFEFGKAVFVSWAGGFLTTFGGAFLTCQRCSRSSSSRSINSNRLLQTNKPNSNYV, encoded by the exons ATGGCCAGCTCAGCACTGCAGCTTCTCGGGTTCTTCCTGTCACTGATTGGAGTGGCTGCCACCGTGACTGCCACCATCATGGTGGAGTGGAAGATGCACGGCCATTCGCATCGCATCTACGAGGGCCTGTGGATGACCTGCAGCGTCGGTCACAGGACCACGTGCGAAGTTCACGACTCTCTCCTAAAACTGTCAA ATCAGGTCCAGATAACCAGGGGTATTCTGCTTTTGAGCGTGTTCCTGTCAGTCGTGGCATTAATGGTCTCCACTATCGGAATGAAGTGCACCCGCTTTATGGAAGGCAGAGCCACTGCCAAGGGTGCAGTATCTAGGATTGGAGGGATTATGTTCATGGCCGCAG GTTTAATGACGTTTGTCATAACGTCCTGGTATGTCAAGAAGATCGTTGCCGACTTCCATCATTCCCATCATCTCCACAG CTTTGAGTTTGGCAAGGCGGTGTTTGTGAGCTGGGCCGGCGGCTTCCTCACAACGTTCGGCGGAGCGTTCCTGACCTGTCAGAGGTGCTCGAGGTCGTCGTCGTCCAGGTCTATAAACTCCAACCGCCTCCTGCAAACCAACAAGCCCAACAGCAACTATGTTTAG